Within the Flavobacterium sp. N502536 genome, the region ATGGCAAAAATCGCGTCTATGTCCGGGTGTTCGGTCATTATTTTTTGAGCATTTTCGTAACCATCTTCAAAATCGGTATTGTTATCACACACATAAACCAGTTTTGAATCGTATTCGATTCCGTGTGCTTCCAGGGCTCTTTTGTATCCTAAAAATCGGTCAATGGAATTTTGCGGAACGTACGAACCTCTAAAATGTGCGATCTTTTTGAAACCTTTATTAATGAGGTAAGAAACGGCGTCGAATGCTGCTTTGGCATCATTGATAACGACTTTGGAGCAATCGACTCTTTTCGCAATTTTATCAAATAAAACCACAGGAGTGTTTTTGCGGATGGCTTCATTGATGTGGAAAAAATCATCGGTTTCGTTAGAGAGTGACATCAAAACCCCGTCAACCCGTTTTTGAATTAATAAGGCCAGCTGTTTTTTCTCGAGTTCGTATTTTTCATTGGATTGTAATATAATGACAAGATACCCTCTTTTTTCGGCTTCTTCGAGAATACCGTTTAAGACACTTGAGAAGAAATGATGCACAGTAGCCGGAATAATAACGCCTATTGTTTTGGTTTCATTGGTTCTTAGGTTTACCGCAACCGAATTGGGCATGTAATTCATGGTTTCGGCCATCTCGATTACCCGGGCACGAGTAGACTTACTAATATCGGTATAGCCTTTTAGTGCTTTTGAAACTGTGGTAACCGAAATTCCTAATGCTGAGGCTATATCTATTAATTTTGTGTCATTCATGAAATAAAAGTACTAAAAAATAAAGTGTATTAGTAAAAAATTAACTTCCGAAAACGTTTTAGGTCATTTCGAAAACGTTTTCGATTTAGAATTCTTAAATTAGAGTTAATTCCTTGAGTAAGTTTACATTCACAAATGAAAGATTTACTAACTAAACCAAAAAATCATGAAACAGCAACATTCTTATTTAGGCATATTATTTTTGATATTGTGCTTAATTTCTGTTCCAAACCACCTGTTTGCCCAGAATAAAAATACCGTTTCCGGAAAGGTACTCGATGAGAGCGGCCAAACGATTCCGGGAGCCAATGTTTCGCTTAAAGGAACAGATAAAAATACCATTACGGATGAAAACGGAAAGTTCGTATTTTCGAATGTTTCCGCAGGAGATTATACTATTGTAGCAACCAATGTTGGTTACAAAACCTTTGGAAAACAAATTACAGTAAAAGAAGGGGAGTCTTTAGAGGCAAATTTACTCCTTGAAGGAGAATCACAAAGTCTTAAAGAAGTTGTGGTAACGGGATCTTCAAGTCCGAGGTCTAAATTAGAATCTAGTGTGGCCATTACTACAATGGGCGCTAAGGCCATCGAAGACAGAGCTCCGGCCAGTACAGCAGCTTTATTGCAGACTATTCCCGGATTTGTGGTGGAAGCCTCAGGAGGAGAAATTGGAAATAACCTTTTTGCAAGAGGAATTCCGTCTGCAGGAGCCTATGAGTATGTGCAGATTCAGGAAGACGGATTACCTGTTTTTGAAGATGGTGCGCTGCAATTTGCAAATGCCGATACTTTTTACAGATTAGACGAAACCGTGAGCAAAATGGAAGCGGTTCGTGGGGGCTCGGCATCGATTTTTGCCAATAATGCTCCGGGTGGAATCATCAATTTCATATCTAAGACAGGTCAGAATGACTTTCAGGGAAGAGCAAAGTTCTCGACTTCAGATTACGGAATGTTTCGAACCGACCTTAATTTATCGGGTGCTTTAATTCAGGACAAATTGTTCTTTAATATAGGAGGTTTTTACAGAGCCGATAATGGAGTAAGAAACACAGGTTTTACCGCTAATAAAGGAGGACAGATAAAAGGAAACATCACCTATAAATTTGATGATAACGATTATTTAAGAATTAACTTCAAACACCTTGACGACAGAAATACCTTCTACCTGCCAATTCCGCTAAAAAGTAATAATGGAAAAATCGAAGGAATTCCGGGTTTCAATCCTAATTATGGAACATTGACCTCAGTAAATTTCAGTCGTTTAAATGTGCCTCAATACGGTGGCGGAACTTTTAGTGCCGATTTAGAAGACGGTTCTCATCCGATAATCAATTCGATTGGGGCTGAATTTAAAAAGAAGATATCAGAGAAAGTGACGTTTAAAAATGCATTCAAACAAACGAGTATCAATTTGAATTACAATGCTATTTTTCCAAATGGAGGTCCGTGGACACAAAGCGCTTATGCGACCGGTGTTCAGAATACAACGGCCAGTAACCTGACCTATTCTTATGTAGATAACGGCGCAACACTTGATCCAAACGCTTTAATCATGAGAGCAGATCTTTGGCACATCGAGAAAAAGATGAGCAATTTTGCCAATAACTTCTCTTTTGCGTTTGATTTAGATCCGGTAAAACTTACAGCAGGATACTATTATTCAAACTGGAAATCGAATCAATACTGGAACTGGAATTCCTATTTGGTAGGTGTTTCAGATAATCCGAGATTGTTAAATGTAAAAGACAATACATCAGGAGTAAATCATACCTGGAATGGGGTGGAAAGAATTACCTGGTTAGAAAGAGATGCGCAAACCAAAGGGCTTTTGAATGATGTTTATGCCGATGCCGAAATTAAAGCGACAGACAATCTGACTTTCAATGCCGGTTTACGATACAACAAAGACAAGTATTCGGGTTACAGAGACAATGCCCGTTTTTTTGCAGAGAATTTAGGAATTTTAGACAACAATACAGCCGATGATAAGGTAACAACAGTAAAAGGAAATCCTTATACTTACTGGAGATATGATGTGAGTGAATGGTCGTATACTGCTGCCGGAAACTACAAATTCAATGACAATATGGCTTCGTATGTACGTTACAGCCACGGTTTCAGATCGCCTATCGAAGAGTCTTTTTATGATAATGCGGCCGATTTGAGCAAACTGGAAAATACCGAGGTGAATCAGTTTGAGTTGGGGTATAAATATTCTAATTCTTTCTTTAATGTGAATGCCAATTTGTTTCATATGGGCTTAAAAAATGTTGCCTTTACGGATATTTTATCGGATGGAACTTCTGAAAATAAATTTGCCGATGTAAACAATATTGGTCTTGAAGTAGAAACGAATGCGAGATATGAAATGGTAAAACTGAACTTTACGTTTACCGTTCAAAAACCGGAGTATGATAATTTTACCGGTACCAATGCCGACGGATCGACTTTTAATTTCAATGGAAACACCGCACGAAGAATCCCTAAGTTTTTCTGTAACTTAAGACCGGAAGTAGACATTACAAAAGATTTCACAGCCTATGTTCAGTTTTCTTACTACGATAAAAAGTTCACGAATCAGGACAACAAACAAGTTTTGCCAGCGTATAAAGAAGTGGGAGCAGGTTTAAATTATACCTATCATAATCTTCGTTTTGCCGTTGATGCTTCGAACTTGTTCAATGAAATTGGCTTAACTGAAGGTGATCCAAGACAAACTACATCAGCCGCAAGCGATGTGTTTATGGCAAGACCTATTTTAGGACGTGCTTTTAGATTTTCGGTTGCGATTAATTTTTAAGAGATGTGAAATGTGAGATGTGTGTTTGAAACTTGAAACATTTCATAAAAAAACAAACCAATAAAAAATGAAAAACATAGGAATCAAAATCTCTCTTTACCTTAATTATTTTGTCTTCGCTATTTTGCTAAATAGTGTGGGGATTGTGATTTTAAAATCGCAGAAAAATTATGGTGTAGATGAAGTTCAGGCGAGCATCCTCGAAGCTTTTAAAGACATGCCTATTGCAATTGTGTCGTTTTTTATCGCTTCTTTTTTACCCAGAATCGGCTATCGAAAATCGATGCTGATTGGTTTGGGACTGGTTACGCTGGCCTGTATTTCTATGTATTTTGGAAACTCATTCGACAATGCTAAAATTCTTTTTGCGACTGTAGGAGTTTCATTTGCTTTGATTAAAGTTTCGGTGTATTCGTTGATTGGTACAGTAACCGAAACCAAAAAAGAACACAACGCCCTGATGAGCAGTATTGAGGGGTTTTTTATGGTTGGAATCGCACTGGCTTATTTTTTATTTCCGGCTTTTAACAATGAAAATGATCCCAATTCATGGCTGAATGTGTATTGGTTTCTGGCAGGACTATCCTTATTGTCGTTTCTGTTTTTGTTTTTTGTGAAATTTGAAGAAACCGAAGTCGCCGCAGGAGCAAACCTCAAAGACGATTTTATGCAGATGTTCCGTTTAATGGCAAAATTGCTAACGGTTATCTTTGTTATTAGTGTCTTTTTGTTTGTGATGATTGAACAGGGAATTCTTTCCTGGCTGCCTACATTCAATACAAAAGTGCTTCATTTACCGGAGAACATCAGTATTATGATGGCCAGTATTTTGGCTATTTCACTGGCAGTAGGACGATTGATTGCGGGGATTGTGACCAAGAAAGTAAATTGGATCTGGGTATTAAGTTTCTGTATTTTTTCGGCCATGCTGATTGTGATTTTTGTGCTTCCAAAAACAGTTGGACTGGAAGTAAAAAACATCAATACGCTCTCAGACATACCCTTAATTGGTTTTGCATTTCCTTTAATCGGACTGTTTATTGCGCCCATCTATCCCTTGTTAAATTCGATTGTATTAAGTGCGCTGCCCAAAAATCTGCAAAGTTCGATGACGGGATTAATAGTGATTTTCTCGGCTCTTGGCGGGACATTAGGCTCCAGAATAACAGGCTGGCTGTTTAAAAATGAAGGACCTGAAAAGGCGTTTTATTTTACTTTGATTCCAATGTCTTTATTATTAGTATCCTTTTTTATTCTTAAAAAAATAACTGCAAAAGATGAAATTTAAACTACATATATCCCAAACTATCGAAAAACTATTGGCTCAGGAAGATACTGATGGCGATAAAAAAATAACGATTGACGATCAGGGGCCAAAGAAATTTGTACTCAACGATGAGGAAGGAAATTCAACGGTTATTGAAGGAACCTATCAGCTTTCAAACCTGTTGCAGGAATTGGCTTTGGCTAAAAAAGACAATGCTGAATTTGCCGAGATTAGTCTGGATCAAATCATTGAAGATCCTGTGAAAAGAATCTCAGGAAAAATAAAAAACCTGTATTGGAAAGGGCTGACGCGTACTATTGATGCCAATGGCGTAAAAAAAATACTGGAAGACAATAAGATCGAAAACGCTATTTCGTATTTGTATGTGCCTTTTGGGGATGAAATTGTTTTTGATTATTTCAAAAAACTAGAAGCCATAACGCCAAAGTTAAAAGTGGTACAGCTGCCCAAACATATTTCACCGGAATATGTATTGTCACTGAATCAAAAGCCGGGGATTCTGGCTCTGGCGCTTCAAATTAAAAACAATGAAATTTCGGGGGTTCCGTTTGTTGTTCCGGGTGGAAGGTTTAATGAAATGTACGGTTGGGACAGTTACTTTATTGCCAAAGGACTTTTGATAGATGATAAAATAGAGCTGGCTTTGGGCATTGCCGAGAACTTTAAATACCAGATCGATCACTACGGAAAAATACTAAATGCCAATCGAAGTTATTATTTAACCCGAACCCAGCCACCGCTTTATACTTCGCTGATCAGAGATGTTTTAGAAAAGTCGAATCCCGATATTTTCTGGATTGAAAGACATTTAAAAACCGCAATCAAAGAATACAGGACGGTTTGGATGGAGGAAGGAAAAAGGCTTACAGCCAATGGACTGAATAGGTATAAAGCAGAAGGAATTGGCTTGCCATTTGAGGTAGAAGAAGGTCATTTTGATGATATTCTCGAGCAATATGCGCCAAAATACAATTTGTCTACCCGCGAATTCGAAAAAAAATACCTGGAGAGAGAAGTGGTGGATGCCGAACTGGATAAGTATTTTATTCACGACCGAAGTATGCGTGAAAGCGGCCATGATACCACAAACAGACTCGTTGGCGTTTGTGCGAACTTGAATACGGTTGCCATTAATAGTCTGCTTTATAAGTACGAAACGGATATTGCGTTTTTGATTAAAAAGTATTTTAAAGATGAATTTCAATATTTTGAAGACAAATCTTTTTCAAGCGAATATTGGCTTTCAAAAGCGGCTTCCAGAAAAGAAAAGATCAATCAGTTGTGCTGGAATTCAGAATACGGCTGTTATCTTGACTATAATTTTGTAAGTGAAGAACAGCATTTTTTTGAGGCGGCTCCGACATTTTATCCGCTTTGGGCAAAAATAAGTACACAGGAACAGGCCGAAATTCTGGTAAAAAAGACGCTTCCAAGGTTTAAAATGAAAGGTGGAATTGCAGGAAGCACCAAAGAATCTATTGCAGATATAGACGAAAACGCCCCAATTCGACAATGGGATTATCCGTTTGGATGGGCGCCGCATCAAATGCTTTTATGGGAAGGTTTGCTGAATTATAATTTTAACGAAGAAGCCCAGGAGATGGTGTATCGCTGGCTTTGGCTGATTACCCGAAATGCGGTTGATTATAACGGAACCATTCCGGAGAAGTTTGATTTATCGATCAGTTCGCACAAAATTTTTGCAGAATACGGAAACGTAGGAACCGAATTTGACTTCATAACCGAAGAAGGTTTTGGATGGATGAACGCTTCGTATCAGTACGGTTTAACCATTTTGGAAGAAGATTTAAAACAAAAATTATCGGACTTGGTTGATCCCGATGTACTTTTTTAACATTCTAAAATAACAAACCCGACAGGTTTTTGAAACCTGTCGGGTTTAATAATAAAGTTTATCAAGCCTTCGACTTCGCTCAGGGTGACACTCGGTTTTATACTAAAGTTTATCAAACAAACCCGACAAGTTTTTAAAACCTGTCGGTTTACTAAGTTATACTTTTCTACCCATTAAATTCTCACCGAAAGTGCGCAGAATGTTTCTCTTTTCAGCGGTAAGATCCATTTGGTCAAGCGTTTCAAAAGCTTTAAAAGTATACATTTCGATGGCGTCCTGCGTTGCTTTTGAAGCCCCTGATTCATTAAAAATGGATTTTGCAGTAGCTATTTTAGCTGCATTTTCGTCCAATTGCAAACTGAATAATTGCTCTAATTCTGAAGCTTTTTCAGGAGAAGAGAATTCTCTTGCTTTAAGATATAAATATGTTTTTTTGTTTTCGATAATATCTCCGCCCACTTGTTTTCCGAAGGTTTCCGGATCTCCAAAAGCATCCAGATAATCGTCCTGAAGCTGGAAGGCAAGACCCAGATTCAACCCGAAATCATAAATTAAATCACCTTCTTTTTCAGATGTTTCGGCTACAATAGCTCCCATTTTCATGGCTGCCGCAACCAGAACAGCGGTTTTATATTCGATCATTTTAAGATATTCCGGAATCGTAACATCATTTCTTTGTTCAAAATCAACATCCCATTGTTGTCCTTCGCAAACTTCAAGAGCGGTTTTGCTGAATAGTTTTGCTAAATTCCTGAAAACATGAGGTTCGTATTGCTCAAAATACTGATAAGCCAGAATAAGCATCGCGTCTCCGGAGAGAATTCCGGTATTGAGATCCCATTTTTCATGAACCGTTTCTTGTCCTCTGCGCAAAGGCGCATCATCCATAATGTCGTCATGTACAAGCGAGAAATTATGAAAAACTTCAACAGCCATTGCCGCCGGAAGTGCCGTGGTATAAGAGGTGTTAAAAACTTCTGCGGCCATCAGGGTAAGTACGGGACGTATGCGTTTTCCGCCTAAGCCAAGAATGTATTCAATAGGAGCGTAAAGATTTTTGGGTTCTTTTTGTATGCTTTGGTTTTTTAAATAACTAATAAAAAAATCCTGGTACTGACTAATATCGTGCATAAAATGAAATTCTGATTTGCGTGGCCCAAAGATACAATTCATTAATCAATTATTCCTTTTTTTTAAAAATTGAAATGATTCGGGAGGGATTGGAATGTGCTGTTAATCTTCAATTTTGTAAGATGTTAAAATTTTTTTTGAAAAAACTTGGAAACTTTTTTGGTATTCAGAGTTTCCTGTTTATATTTGCACCGTTAAATGGAAACTTAGAACACTATAATAGTTTCCACGGAACAGTTGAGTAATTTATAACCTCAGTAAAATCAATAATTTA harbors:
- a CDS encoding LacI family DNA-binding transcriptional regulator; its protein translation is MNDTKLIDIASALGISVTTVSKALKGYTDISKSTRARVIEMAETMNYMPNSVAVNLRTNETKTIGVIIPATVHHFFSSVLNGILEEAEKRGYLVIILQSNEKYELEKKQLALLIQKRVDGVLMSLSNETDDFFHINEAIRKNTPVVLFDKIAKRVDCSKVVINDAKAAFDAVSYLINKGFKKIAHFRGSYVPQNSIDRFLGYKRALEAHGIEYDSKLVYVCDNNTDFEDGYENAQKIMTEHPDIDAIFAITDLVAIGIIKYFNEAGIKTPEQVAVFGFSNWFMSTVISPKLTTIDQPGFEMGHQAVSLLIDEIADLKEHRPVTHQIIELPTRIIERESTVK
- a CDS encoding TonB-dependent receptor — encoded protein: MKQQHSYLGILFLILCLISVPNHLFAQNKNTVSGKVLDESGQTIPGANVSLKGTDKNTITDENGKFVFSNVSAGDYTIVATNVGYKTFGKQITVKEGESLEANLLLEGESQSLKEVVVTGSSSPRSKLESSVAITTMGAKAIEDRAPASTAALLQTIPGFVVEASGGEIGNNLFARGIPSAGAYEYVQIQEDGLPVFEDGALQFANADTFYRLDETVSKMEAVRGGSASIFANNAPGGIINFISKTGQNDFQGRAKFSTSDYGMFRTDLNLSGALIQDKLFFNIGGFYRADNGVRNTGFTANKGGQIKGNITYKFDDNDYLRINFKHLDDRNTFYLPIPLKSNNGKIEGIPGFNPNYGTLTSVNFSRLNVPQYGGGTFSADLEDGSHPIINSIGAEFKKKISEKVTFKNAFKQTSINLNYNAIFPNGGPWTQSAYATGVQNTTASNLTYSYVDNGATLDPNALIMRADLWHIEKKMSNFANNFSFAFDLDPVKLTAGYYYSNWKSNQYWNWNSYLVGVSDNPRLLNVKDNTSGVNHTWNGVERITWLERDAQTKGLLNDVYADAEIKATDNLTFNAGLRYNKDKYSGYRDNARFFAENLGILDNNTADDKVTTVKGNPYTYWRYDVSEWSYTAAGNYKFNDNMASYVRYSHGFRSPIEESFYDNAADLSKLENTEVNQFELGYKYSNSFFNVNANLFHMGLKNVAFTDILSDGTSENKFADVNNIGLEVETNARYEMVKLNFTFTVQKPEYDNFTGTNADGSTFNFNGNTARRIPKFFCNLRPEVDITKDFTAYVQFSYYDKKFTNQDNKQVLPAYKEVGAGLNYTYHNLRFAVDASNLFNEIGLTEGDPRQTTSAASDVFMARPILGRAFRFSVAINF
- a CDS encoding MFS transporter; protein product: MKNIGIKISLYLNYFVFAILLNSVGIVILKSQKNYGVDEVQASILEAFKDMPIAIVSFFIASFLPRIGYRKSMLIGLGLVTLACISMYFGNSFDNAKILFATVGVSFALIKVSVYSLIGTVTETKKEHNALMSSIEGFFMVGIALAYFLFPAFNNENDPNSWLNVYWFLAGLSLLSFLFLFFVKFEETEVAAGANLKDDFMQMFRLMAKLLTVIFVISVFLFVMIEQGILSWLPTFNTKVLHLPENISIMMASILAISLAVGRLIAGIVTKKVNWIWVLSFCIFSAMLIVIFVLPKTVGLEVKNINTLSDIPLIGFAFPLIGLFIAPIYPLLNSIVLSALPKNLQSSMTGLIVIFSALGGTLGSRITGWLFKNEGPEKAFYFTLIPMSLLLVSFFILKKITAKDEI
- a CDS encoding alpha,alpha-trehalase; translation: MKFKLHISQTIEKLLAQEDTDGDKKITIDDQGPKKFVLNDEEGNSTVIEGTYQLSNLLQELALAKKDNAEFAEISLDQIIEDPVKRISGKIKNLYWKGLTRTIDANGVKKILEDNKIENAISYLYVPFGDEIVFDYFKKLEAITPKLKVVQLPKHISPEYVLSLNQKPGILALALQIKNNEISGVPFVVPGGRFNEMYGWDSYFIAKGLLIDDKIELALGIAENFKYQIDHYGKILNANRSYYLTRTQPPLYTSLIRDVLEKSNPDIFWIERHLKTAIKEYRTVWMEEGKRLTANGLNRYKAEGIGLPFEVEEGHFDDILEQYAPKYNLSTREFEKKYLEREVVDAELDKYFIHDRSMRESGHDTTNRLVGVCANLNTVAINSLLYKYETDIAFLIKKYFKDEFQYFEDKSFSSEYWLSKAASRKEKINQLCWNSEYGCYLDYNFVSEEQHFFEAAPTFYPLWAKISTQEQAEILVKKTLPRFKMKGGIAGSTKESIADIDENAPIRQWDYPFGWAPHQMLLWEGLLNYNFNEEAQEMVYRWLWLITRNAVDYNGTIPEKFDLSISSHKIFAEYGNVGTEFDFITEEGFGWMNASYQYGLTILEEDLKQKLSDLVDPDVLF
- a CDS encoding polyprenyl synthetase family protein: MHDISQYQDFFISYLKNQSIQKEPKNLYAPIEYILGLGGKRIRPVLTLMAAEVFNTSYTTALPAAMAVEVFHNFSLVHDDIMDDAPLRRGQETVHEKWDLNTGILSGDAMLILAYQYFEQYEPHVFRNLAKLFSKTALEVCEGQQWDVDFEQRNDVTIPEYLKMIEYKTAVLVAAAMKMGAIVAETSEKEGDLIYDFGLNLGLAFQLQDDYLDAFGDPETFGKQVGGDIIENKKTYLYLKAREFSSPEKASELEQLFSLQLDENAAKIATAKSIFNESGASKATQDAIEMYTFKAFETLDQMDLTAEKRNILRTFGENLMGRKV